A genomic window from Silene latifolia isolate original U9 population chromosome Y, ASM4854445v1, whole genome shotgun sequence includes:
- the LOC141627765 gene encoding protein FAR1-RELATED SEQUENCE 5-like, whose protein sequence is MKKLSDKVGSTIYKDTDFLKEISSIVWNEDIEPTEFESSWCSIMEKHDLSGNEWLKSMFEDCKLWIPAYFRDTYRGGLLRTTSRSKSENSFFGNFTNPNLSLIQFWMRFQSAMDAQRWTHSKLTVDSKNSSPILSTPLSIEKKCAKFYTPPMFYDFQEELKGAYYSCNEANKSTKESDVERLFVINPESKKVYEVDVDGKTFVWSCKRFQRFGILYRHCVWVLHNKGFDEIPSEYLLPRWSNYATFRPIFNVVGTSLEADCSTIDTRQKTISELWSGVFTAVSLVEDDVEKEKELLELFQCFNEKLLISSSGGKSKSKKTQIETLLGSKIPTKANSLPPS, encoded by the coding sequence atgaaaaAATTGTCTGACAAAGTTGGTTCAACCATTTACAAAGACACAGACTTTCTAAAAGAAATAAGTTCTATTGTTTGGAATGAAGATATTGAGCCAACTGAATTTGAGTCGAGCTGGTGTTcaattatggaaaaacatgatttATCTGGAAATGAGTGGCTGAAATCCATGTTTGAGGACTGCAAATTATGGATTCCTGCATATTTTCGGGACACTTATAGGGGTGGGCTTCTGAGGACAACTTCAAGGTCAAAATCAGAGAATAGTTTCTTCGGCAACTTCACCAACCCCAACCTATCACTTATTCAGTTTTGGATGCGCTTCCAGTCAGCAATGGATGCTCAACGCTGGACGCATTCAAAGTTAACTGTTGATTCTAAAAACTCCTCTCCTATCTTGTCAACTCCCCTTTCTATAGAAAAGAAGTGTGCTAAATTTTACACACCACCtatgttttatgattttcaaGAAGAGTTGAAAGGTGCATACTACTCTTGTAATGAGGCCAACAAAAGCACGAAAGAAAGTGACGTGGAGCGTTTATTTGTTATAAATCCTGAGAGCAAGAAAGTCTATGAAGTCGATGTTGATGGGAAAACTTTTGTGTGGTCATGCAAGAGGTTTCAGAGATTTGGGATACTTTATAGACATTGTGTATGGGTGTTGCATAATAAGGGGTTTGATGAAATACCTTCTGAATATCTATTGCCGAGGTGGAGCAATTATGCAACATTTCGTCCTATCTTTAATGTTGTAGGGACGTCCTTAGAAGCTGATTGTTCGACAATTGACACAAGACAAAAAACTATCAGTGAATTATGGTCAGGGGTGTTCACTGCAGTGTCACTTGTGGAAGATGATGTGGAGAAGGAGAAAGAGTTACTCGAATTGTTTCAGTGTTTCAATGAGAAGTTATTGATTTCAAGTAGTGGTGGGAAGTCAAAAAGCAAGAAAACTCAAATTGAGACACTTCTTGGGTCTAAAATACCAACTAAAGCAAATAGTCTTCCTCCAAGTTAA